The following coding sequences are from one Candidatus Omnitrophota bacterium window:
- a CDS encoding Gfo/Idh/MocA family oxidoreductase: MSYKRKMVAIAAASFVLTLFAGLSAMAADENHPAIRLGMVGLDTSHVIAFTNMMNDPNNADYVPGAKVVAGFRGGSSDIESSISRVDDYTKQLQEKFGVMIYDSIAELCRNVDGVLIESVDGRPHLEQAKQVIAAGLPMFIDKPVGGCFEDALEIARLAKKAGVPWFGGSSLHWVRTWREAMKPEKIGEILGCDSYSPCSYEPHHPDLFWYGVHGVDPLYAAMGRGCQTVARTHTEDYDYVVGVWKDGRIGTYRGMRKGAHDYGMTIFGSKDQVEVKGHSYKGLVEEIVKFFQTKKPPISAEEIVEMYAFMQAADESKNQGGKPVPVPQFSLE, encoded by the coding sequence ATGTCGTACAAAAGAAAAATGGTTGCCATCGCCGCTGCATCTTTTGTCTTAACGCTTTTTGCGGGACTCTCCGCCATGGCGGCGGACGAGAATCACCCCGCGATCCGCTTGGGCATGGTGGGATTGGATACGTCGCACGTCATCGCCTTTACCAACATGATGAACGATCCCAACAATGCCGACTACGTTCCTGGGGCCAAAGTCGTCGCAGGCTTCAGAGGCGGAAGTTCCGACATCGAAAGCAGCATCAGCCGGGTGGACGACTATACAAAGCAATTGCAAGAGAAATTCGGCGTCATGATTTACGATTCCATCGCCGAACTTTGCCGCAACGTAGACGGCGTGCTGATCGAAAGCGTCGATGGACGGCCCCATCTCGAACAAGCCAAACAAGTCATAGCGGCGGGTTTGCCGATGTTCATCGATAAGCCGGTTGGGGGCTGTTTTGAAGACGCTCTGGAAATCGCCCGTCTAGCCAAGAAAGCGGGCGTCCCCTGGTTTGGCGGTTCCAGCCTTCATTGGGTGAGAACCTGGCGCGAAGCCATGAAGCCGGAAAAAATCGGCGAAATATTAGGTTGCGATTCCTACTCCCCTTGTTCCTACGAGCCGCATCATCCCGATCTCTTCTGGTATGGCGTCCACGGCGTCGATCCGCTTTATGCGGCGATGGGGCGCGGATGCCAAACCGTGGCGCGGACGCATACGGAAGATTACGATTACGTTGTCGGCGTCTGGAAAGACGGACGCATCGGAACCTACCGTGGGATGCGCAAAGGGGCGCACGATTATGGAATGACGATTTTTGGGTCCAAAGATCAAGTGGAAGTCAAAGGGCACAGCTATAAAGGATTGGTCGAAGAGATCGTAAAATTCTTCCAAACCAAGAAGCCGCCTATATCTGCGGAGGAGATTGTCGAAATGTACGCCTTCATGCAGGCGGCGGACGAAAGCAAAAACCAGGGAGGCAAGCCGGTTCCCGTCCCGCAATTTTCGCTGGAGTGA
- a CDS encoding transglycosylase SLT domain-containing protein — protein sequence MKLIKLRRYEDKREIVKRGAIPIPFFFLIFIFLTMTAGAGGSVFWIMKKDNEVEKERRVKIFLQNQIKERDILLQQNRQEIDQLKRRVEILDAIQELSKAELPENDKRKIAKEVDEVSQKYGYHPMFLLALMSTESSLRPSVESSKGAHGLMQLMPSTGRALTRQVRESPAIVGEEKIEAADLPHYREIEGNITLGALYLTKLMLQYKSLEKAVYAYNLGPVIYDKRVKEGGAMPRRYYAKIMSKYHKLVQEQERQEPVPNLYALDNAPLVARADPFD from the coding sequence ATGAAACTCATAAAGTTACGCCGATATGAGGATAAAAGAGAAATCGTCAAACGCGGCGCTATTCCTATCCCCTTCTTTTTTCTTATTTTCATTTTCCTCACCATGACGGCGGGCGCCGGCGGCTCCGTTTTTTGGATCATGAAAAAAGATAATGAAGTGGAAAAAGAACGCCGGGTAAAAATCTTTTTGCAGAATCAAATCAAGGAACGGGATATCCTCCTGCAGCAAAACCGCCAGGAAATCGATCAGTTAAAGCGGCGCGTCGAAATTCTCGACGCCATTCAGGAGCTGAGCAAGGCGGAATTGCCCGAAAACGACAAACGCAAAATCGCCAAAGAGGTGGACGAAGTCAGCCAAAAATACGGCTATCATCCCATGTTCTTATTGGCGTTGATGTCCACGGAATCCTCTCTTCGTCCCAGCGTAGAATCCAGCAAGGGAGCGCATGGCCTGATGCAGCTTATGCCCAGCACCGGACGCGCTCTTACTCGGCAAGTCCGCGAATCGCCCGCCATCGTAGGAGAAGAAAAAATCGAAGCCGCCGATCTCCCCCATTATCGCGAAATCGAGGGCAATATTACTCTCGGCGCGCTGTATCTTACCAAATTGATGCTGCAATACAAAAGTTTGGAAAAAGCCGTCTACGCCTATAATCTCGGCCCGGTAATCTACGACAAAAGGGTGAAAGAAGGGGGAGCCATGCCGAGACGGTATTATGCGAAGATTATGAGCAAATACCATAAACTCGTCCAAGAACAAGAGCGCCA
- a CDS encoding prepilin-type N-terminal cleavage/methylation domain-containing protein, whose translation MMRRKGFTLIELLIVVAIIGILAAIAVPNFLNARTRALLARVYSEHRAIEDALTAYKIDENAYPVDSGTACIAPPRVTISLNGVKQTVTGIGVITTPIAYLNRIPQDPFIPPRDPDIGWYQCYVYFGSNAPFNYGEFEGRSHYIIYSVGPDKKLQWSFGGNRYSPSNGLVSEGDIIRVGPGLRNSAAG comes from the coding sequence ATGATGCGTAGGAAGGGTTTTACGTTAATCGAGTTGCTCATCGTCGTGGCGATCATCGGCATCCTGGCGGCTATCGCCGTTCCCAATTTTCTCAACGCCCGAACTCGCGCTTTACTTGCGCGGGTATATTCGGAACATCGCGCCATCGAAGACGCTTTAACCGCCTATAAAATTGACGAAAACGCCTATCCCGTCGACTCGGGAACCGCCTGCATCGCTCCGCCTCGCGTTACGATTTCGCTCAACGGCGTCAAGCAGACCGTTACCGGGATCGGCGTGATTACTACTCCCATCGCTTATTTGAACCGCATTCCGCAAGACCCTTTCATCCCGCCCCGGGATCCGGATATCGGCTGGTACCAGTGCTATGTCTATTTCGGCTCCAACGCTCCGTTCAATTACGGAGAATTCGAAGGACGCTCCCATTACATTATCTATTCCGTCGGCCCCGACAAGAAGCTGCAATGGTCGTTCGGCGGCAACCGTTATTCGCCCAGCAACGGCCTGGTCAGCGAAGGGGATATCATCCGAGTCGGTCCGGGATTGCGCAACAGCGCAGCGGGGTGA
- a CDS encoding DUF4838 domain-containing protein: MFKSSAAFFLFFFIRICVVIAVFDQPVAAESSDSELRLAHDGKPLCTIVTSENPTPAARLAALEFQFHIMKITGAELPIRSDNEKVEGIRVLIGDSKATRALGIERASFAPQEYLIAFRPDALILIGRDWEDTAANRREFGRPMNCGDTLEATRQRIDYWKTVGYPERSAGEMELPGVYDDLGTCYAAYHFIEQFCNVRWYGPNEMSIIFPSQPTLTVSGTDIRRSPALKYRDALWSGNWPFMKGQWGPTTQSEIYLFWRRLRLGGEKWAGNHTFHRRTIQAVFTNPAYQAQGPGRGTQLCYSNPLLVEEVAQMARDFFGGKKNAPEGWKAVGDYFAIVPDDNSNFCQCDPCKALLASGKDMHTGQFSSGEVSNYFFSFVNAVAREVRKTHPDKYIAALAYWNYALPPRGFDIEPNVSVAPCLHTCLYAIHPEIRENDMMLYKEWLQKAKAPIFLWNYYHHPMEPALIDKWKCFPNVMAHETARTMRMFIQDGVRGIFVCGEQEMLEGYVIAKLWDDPDQDVDAMLHEFFLRYFGAAAEPMENFYRKLEEIACDPKNYPPPYYKQNGIDWKNVAWTRLGMAERMKELGALMNQAQTLAHTEPEKQRIGLWREALWKWMEEGCAQYAADESAHSDFKK, from the coding sequence ATGTTCAAATCTTCAGCGGCATTTTTTCTTTTTTTCTTCATACGGATATGCGTCGTCATTGCTGTATTCGATCAGCCAGTCGCCGCAGAATCTTCTGACTCCGAGTTGCGCTTGGCGCATGATGGGAAGCCATTGTGCACCATTGTCACGTCGGAGAATCCCACTCCGGCGGCGCGCTTGGCGGCGTTAGAGTTTCAATTCCACATTATGAAGATCACAGGGGCGGAACTGCCCATCCGAAGCGATAACGAGAAAGTCGAGGGAATACGGGTGCTTATCGGGGATAGTAAGGCCACGCGGGCGCTGGGGATTGAAAGAGCCTCTTTCGCTCCGCAGGAATATCTCATTGCCTTTCGACCGGACGCATTGATTCTTATCGGACGCGATTGGGAGGATACGGCGGCCAATCGGAGGGAATTCGGCCGTCCCATGAATTGCGGAGATACGCTGGAAGCTACTCGGCAGCGCATCGACTACTGGAAAACCGTGGGGTATCCGGAACGCAGCGCGGGCGAGATGGAACTTCCGGGCGTTTACGACGATCTGGGAACGTGTTACGCCGCTTATCACTTCATCGAACAATTTTGTAATGTTCGCTGGTATGGGCCAAACGAAATGAGCATCATTTTCCCCTCTCAACCAACGCTTACAGTTAGCGGAACCGATATTCGGCGGTCTCCGGCGCTTAAATATCGCGACGCCCTTTGGTCTGGCAATTGGCCGTTCATGAAAGGACAGTGGGGTCCAACAACGCAATCCGAGATTTATCTGTTTTGGCGGCGTCTTCGCCTTGGCGGCGAGAAATGGGCTGGAAACCACACCTTCCACCGCAGGACCATTCAAGCCGTATTCACCAATCCTGCTTATCAGGCGCAAGGACCTGGTCGAGGAACGCAACTCTGTTATAGCAATCCGTTGCTGGTCGAAGAAGTCGCGCAGATGGCGCGGGATTTCTTTGGCGGCAAAAAGAACGCGCCCGAAGGATGGAAAGCGGTAGGCGATTATTTTGCGATCGTTCCGGACGACAATTCGAACTTCTGCCAATGCGACCCGTGCAAGGCTTTGCTGGCCTCAGGAAAGGACATGCATACCGGCCAGTTCAGCAGCGGCGAAGTCAGCAACTACTTCTTTTCCTTCGTAAACGCCGTCGCAAGGGAAGTGCGCAAAACCCATCCCGACAAATATATTGCCGCGCTCGCTTATTGGAATTACGCCTTGCCGCCTCGCGGCTTCGATATCGAACCCAACGTATCCGTGGCTCCCTGCCTTCATACTTGCCTCTACGCCATCCACCCCGAAATCCGCGAGAACGACATGATGTTATACAAGGAATGGCTGCAAAAAGCCAAAGCGCCGATTTTCCTCTGGAACTACTACCATCATCCGATGGAGCCCGCCTTGATTGACAAATGGAAGTGTTTCCCGAACGTGATGGCGCATGAGACTGCGCGGACGATGCGGATGTTCATCCAAGACGGCGTCCGGGGGATTTTCGTGTGCGGCGAACAAGAGATGCTGGAAGGTTATGTGATCGCCAAACTCTGGGACGATCCAGACCAGGATGTGGACGCCATGCTGCATGAGTTTTTCCTCCGCTATTTCGGCGCGGCTGCCGAGCCGATGGAGAATTTTTACCGTAAGCTTGAGGAGATTGCCTGCGATCCAAAGAACTATCCACCGCCCTATTACAAGCAAAATGGCATTGATTGGAAGAATGTCGCCTGGACGCGCCTGGGAATGGCGGAACGAATGAAAGAGCTGGGCGCACTGATGAACCAGGCCCAGACGCTTGCCCATACCGAACCGGAGAAGCAACGCATCGGCTTGTGGCGCGAGGCGTTATGGAAATGGATGGAAGAAGGCTGCGCTCAGTACGCCGCTGACGAATCGGCGCATTCCGATTTTAAAAAATAA
- a CDS encoding transglutaminase domain-containing protein, producing MSTHLFKYILITAIIVLSHITPKAENGHFTIIPVKNPEYHGNELFRAYDSYYNPRIKQLRERYGLDQVVAGETDEWRRILRLRHWIKSKIRIENDHPTPTRGDAFAILDAALQGGGFHCAHFSIVQEAVLNSYGYVARRLGCGPGTIEKGGHHGVNEVWVNSFGKWVLIDAKYDVHFEKDHLPLSALEIRDEVWKDGGKSVLPCFGLNGEHDTDQYSGDYGPTAETYRWCSWENTTNRFTSFPAAGNSVLFMLDDEFFRQNVWHRDGKPHWAYNTPYLITTTRRDWIEWTPNVIHSTVEIKDNCASASLSSFTPNFRNYQMSRPDGSWADCGEQLTLPLEKGKNQFSFRTENLFGVAGPVHRIEIAWEMNE from the coding sequence ATGAGTACTCATCTTTTTAAATACATCCTCATAACGGCGATCATCGTTCTATCGCACATAACTCCTAAGGCGGAGAACGGGCATTTCACGATAATCCCCGTAAAAAATCCCGAATATCACGGCAACGAATTGTTCCGCGCCTACGACAGTTATTATAATCCGCGCATAAAACAACTGCGCGAGCGTTATGGATTGGATCAAGTCGTCGCTGGGGAAACAGACGAATGGCGCCGTATCCTGCGGCTTCGCCATTGGATCAAATCGAAAATCAGGATAGAAAACGATCATCCGACTCCAACTCGGGGCGACGCCTTCGCCATTCTCGATGCGGCGTTGCAAGGAGGCGGCTTTCATTGCGCCCATTTCAGCATCGTGCAAGAGGCCGTCCTAAACAGTTACGGCTATGTTGCGCGCCGGCTGGGATGCGGTCCCGGTACGATCGAGAAAGGCGGGCATCATGGAGTCAACGAAGTCTGGGTGAATTCTTTCGGCAAGTGGGTATTGATCGACGCGAAATACGATGTTCATTTCGAAAAAGACCATCTTCCATTATCGGCGTTAGAGATACGCGACGAAGTATGGAAAGACGGAGGAAAATCCGTATTGCCATGCTTTGGACTGAATGGAGAACATGATACGGATCAATACTCAGGCGACTACGGCCCTACCGCCGAAACCTATCGTTGGTGCAGTTGGGAAAACACAACTAATCGCTTTACCTCATTTCCCGCCGCCGGCAATTCCGTTCTATTTATGCTGGATGACGAGTTCTTTCGCCAAAACGTTTGGCATCGCGATGGAAAACCTCATTGGGCGTACAACACGCCCTATTTAATAACGACGACAAGAAGAGATTGGATCGAGTGGACGCCCAATGTCATCCATTCCACTGTAGAGATTAAAGACAACTGCGCCAGCGCGTCTTTATCCTCTTTTACGCCGAACTTTCGCAACTATCAAATGTCGCGTCCAGACGGTTCCTGGGCCGATTGCGGCGAACAGTTAACGCTGCCTTTGGAGAAGGGAAAGAATCAATTCTCTTTCAGGACCGAGAATCTCTTTGGAGTCGCCGGTCCCGTTCATCGCATTGAAATCGCCTGGGAAATGAACGAATAG
- a CDS encoding YdcF family protein, whose translation MDVDPDLSDSSESAGETSSPLPTKSKPAKFRRRWKGIALFQIKRLEASSTLAKFRRRWKRIALALTSIVLILAIGYYHRQSILQSFASFLIYESKLKSCDAIAVLGGGGWQRVEKAAELFQTGYAPDIVICLPIDAPPDIPYRDLIVLEGRICQAIFKLRSVPAERTHWSQEPFYSTYAEAAFLKKWMLENNRNSILIVSGLFQSRRAKWTMDRMFRGTGCEILIAPAPEEIYSASDWWTNEEGVVTVENEYLKNIYYLLRGLAGR comes from the coding sequence ATGGATGTCGATCCGGATCTATCGGATTCATCAGAATCCGCAGGCGAGACTTCATCGCCGCTTCCAACGAAATCCAAACCAGCGAAATTCCGGCGGCGTTGGAAAGGAATCGCTCTCTTTCAGATCAAGAGGCTGGAAGCCTCTTCTACTCTGGCGAAATTCCGGCGGCGTTGGAAGCGCATCGCGTTGGCGCTGACGTCGATAGTCCTCATTCTAGCGATCGGTTATTATCATCGCCAATCCATTCTGCAATCGTTCGCCTCTTTCCTTATTTACGAATCCAAACTGAAATCCTGCGACGCCATCGCCGTTCTAGGCGGAGGCGGTTGGCAACGAGTGGAAAAGGCGGCGGAATTATTCCAGACTGGCTATGCGCCGGACATCGTGATCTGCCTGCCCATTGACGCTCCGCCCGATATTCCCTACCGCGACTTGATCGTCTTGGAAGGGCGGATTTGCCAGGCGATTTTCAAATTGCGCAGCGTTCCCGCCGAACGGACGCATTGGAGCCAAGAGCCTTTTTACAGCACTTACGCCGAAGCGGCGTTCCTGAAAAAATGGATGCTGGAAAATAACCGGAACTCCATCCTGATCGTCTCCGGTCTCTTCCAGTCGCGAAGAGCGAAATGGACGATGGACCGCATGTTTCGCGGAACCGGATGCGAAATCCTCATTGCGCCCGCGCCGGAAGAAATCTATTCCGCGAGCGATTGGTGGACGAACGAAGAGGGCGTCGTTACGGTAGAAAACGAATATCTGAAAAATATTTATTATCTTTTACGGGGACTTGCGGGAAGATAA
- the ppdK gene encoding pyruvate, phosphate dikinase: MSKKNVYFFGEGKADGDSGMKNLLGGKGANLAEMVNLQVPVPAGFTITTEVCTLYYENKGKYPPSLVKEVTDALKRVEKIMSMKFGDVKNPLLVSVRSGARSSMPGMMETILNVGLNENTIQGLIEKTKNPRFAWDSYRRLIQMYADVVMEKAAGIEPPEGQGIRKQLEEELEKLKHKRNIKQDCDLSAEDLQELVGVYKEKVKKIMKKAFPDDPMDQLWGAINAVFQSWNGKRAVSYRNIEGIPHDWGTAVNVQAMVFGNMGDTSATGVAFTRNPATGEDVFYGEWLSNAQGEDVVAGIRTPSPINKSGKTEQSMHLLSLEEAMPKVYKQLDGIQKKLEKHYHDMLDIEFTIQEGRLWMLQCRVGKRNGPAAVRMAVEMCKSKLIDKETAILRVSPSQLDELLHPIVDPAVEKKTKVFAKGLPAGPGGACGQIVFTAADAVEWTKKGKKVILVREETNPEDVEGMRAAVAILTARGGMTSHAALVARGWGKCCIVGAGALSISAAKKTMSCNDAFLKEGDTITLNGTKGYVYQGALPLIEAGEGNIYFDQFMKICDGVRRLKIRTNAETPQDAAKAREFGAEGIGLFRTEHMFYGKGSEQPLSKLRKMILSKNEEERRKALDELFPFVKNDIKETLVAMDGLPVTIRLLDPPLHEFVPQEEAEIAKLCKELKITPAEFKERADALHELNPMMGHRGVRLGVTYPEIAEMQIRAILEATAELLKVKKKPFPEIMIPVVSLVEELTDQLAIAKRVYAETVKKTGVKSIPHMYGTMIEIPRACLVAGQIAEVAEFFSFGTNDLTQMGFGYSRDDSGAFLHPYVAKGILPDDPFQTIDQTGIGELMQLAVERGRAVRPKLKLGICGEHGGDPQSVEFCHRIGLDYVSCSPFRVPIARHSAACAVAREKKKK, from the coding sequence ATGAGCAAGAAAAACGTGTATTTTTTTGGAGAAGGCAAGGCGGACGGCGATAGCGGAATGAAAAACCTCCTTGGCGGCAAGGGGGCGAACCTCGCCGAAATGGTCAATCTGCAAGTTCCCGTTCCGGCGGGATTCACGATTACGACCGAAGTGTGCACCCTCTATTACGAGAACAAAGGCAAGTATCCTCCCAGCTTGGTTAAAGAAGTCACCGACGCTCTGAAAAGAGTCGAAAAGATCATGTCCATGAAATTTGGGGACGTCAAAAATCCCCTCTTGGTTTCCGTTCGTTCCGGCGCCCGTTCTTCCATGCCCGGCATGATGGAGACGATCCTCAACGTGGGCCTCAACGAGAACACAATCCAAGGCTTGATCGAGAAAACGAAGAATCCCCGTTTCGCTTGGGACTCTTACCGGCGCCTTATTCAGATGTACGCCGACGTTGTTATGGAAAAAGCGGCGGGCATCGAACCTCCCGAAGGACAAGGCATCCGCAAGCAGTTGGAAGAAGAATTGGAAAAATTAAAACACAAACGGAACATCAAGCAGGATTGCGATCTCTCCGCCGAAGACCTTCAAGAATTGGTCGGCGTTTATAAAGAAAAAGTCAAGAAAATCATGAAGAAAGCCTTCCCTGACGATCCCATGGATCAGTTGTGGGGCGCCATTAACGCCGTCTTTCAATCTTGGAACGGCAAGCGCGCCGTGTCCTACCGCAACATCGAAGGCATTCCCCACGATTGGGGCACCGCCGTCAACGTGCAGGCGATGGTCTTCGGCAACATGGGCGATACTTCCGCCACCGGCGTCGCCTTCACGCGCAACCCCGCCACCGGCGAGGATGTGTTCTATGGCGAATGGCTGTCCAACGCCCAAGGCGAGGATGTCGTCGCGGGCATTCGCACTCCCAGCCCAATCAACAAATCCGGAAAGACCGAACAGAGCATGCATCTTCTCTCGTTGGAAGAAGCCATGCCGAAAGTATACAAGCAACTAGACGGCATCCAGAAGAAATTGGAAAAGCATTATCACGATATGCTGGATATCGAATTCACGATCCAGGAAGGCCGCCTGTGGATGCTGCAATGCCGCGTCGGCAAACGCAATGGTCCCGCCGCCGTGCGCATGGCCGTAGAAATGTGCAAATCGAAGCTGATCGACAAGGAGACCGCCATCCTCCGCGTTTCGCCTTCGCAATTGGACGAACTGCTGCACCCCATCGTCGATCCCGCTGTCGAGAAAAAAACCAAAGTATTCGCTAAGGGTCTTCCCGCCGGACCGGGCGGCGCCTGCGGCCAGATCGTTTTTACAGCGGCTGACGCCGTCGAGTGGACGAAGAAAGGCAAGAAAGTCATTCTCGTGCGCGAAGAGACCAATCCGGAAGACGTGGAAGGGATGCGCGCCGCCGTCGCTATTCTCACCGCTCGCGGCGGCATGACCAGCCATGCGGCGTTGGTGGCCCGCGGCTGGGGCAAGTGCTGCATCGTCGGAGCGGGCGCTCTCAGCATCAGCGCCGCCAAGAAAACCATGAGCTGCAACGACGCCTTTTTAAAGGAAGGCGATACCATCACATTGAACGGCACCAAGGGCTACGTTTATCAGGGAGCGCTTCCCTTGATCGAAGCGGGCGAAGGCAATATCTATTTCGACCAGTTCATGAAAATTTGCGATGGCGTCCGCCGTCTTAAAATCCGCACCAACGCCGAAACGCCCCAAGACGCCGCCAAGGCTCGCGAGTTCGGCGCCGAAGGCATCGGGCTTTTCCGCACCGAACATATGTTCTACGGCAAAGGTTCGGAACAGCCGCTTTCCAAATTGCGCAAAATGATTCTGTCCAAAAATGAAGAAGAACGGCGCAAAGCCTTGGACGAACTCTTCCCCTTCGTTAAGAACGATATCAAGGAAACCCTGGTGGCGATGGACGGCTTGCCCGTTACCATCCGCCTGTTGGACCCTCCGCTTCACGAATTCGTTCCTCAGGAAGAAGCAGAAATCGCGAAACTCTGCAAAGAGTTGAAGATTACTCCCGCCGAATTTAAGGAACGGGCGGATGCGCTTCACGAACTCAATCCCATGATGGGGCATCGCGGCGTCCGTTTGGGCGTGACGTATCCCGAAATCGCCGAAATGCAGATTCGCGCCATTTTGGAAGCGACGGCGGAATTGCTAAAGGTGAAAAAGAAACCCTTCCCCGAAATCATGATCCCCGTCGTCAGTCTCGTCGAGGAATTGACCGACCAACTCGCCATCGCCAAGCGGGTATATGCCGAAACGGTGAAAAAGACCGGCGTCAAGAGCATTCCGCACATGTATGGCACCATGATCGAAATTCCGCGCGCCTGCCTCGTCGCGGGCCAGATCGCGGAAGTAGCGGAATTCTTCTCCTTCGGCACCAACGACCTTACGCAAATGGGATTCGGCTACAGCCGCGACGATTCCGGCGCATTTCTCCATCCCTACGTCGCGAAAGGAATTCTACCGGACGATCCATTCCAAACCATCGATCAGACGGGCATCGGCGAATTGATGCAACTCGCCGTCGAGCGCGGACGCGCCGTTCGCCCGAAACTGAAACTGGGCATCTGCGGCGAACACGGCGGCGATCCCCAGTCGGTGGAATTCTGCCATCGGATCGGCTTGGATTACGTTTCCTGCTCGCCCTTCCGCGTTCCCATCGCGCGCCATTCCGCCGCCTGCGCCGTGGCTCGCGAGAAGAAAAAGAAATAA